The Fusobacterium necrophorum subsp. necrophorum genome has a window encoding:
- the cas2 gene encoding CRISPR-associated endonuclease Cas2, producing MYVVVVYDISLDEKGTYHWKKIFQICKRYLHHIQNSVFEGELSEVDIERLKYEVSNYIRDNLDSFIIFKSRNERWMEKEMLGIQEDKTDNFL from the coding sequence ATGTATGTAGTAGTTGTATATGATATCTCTTTAGATGAGAAAGGGACTTATCATTGGAAAAAAATTTTTCAAATTTGCAAACGATATTTGCATCATATTCAAAACTCTGTGTTTGAAGGAGAACTATCGGAAGTGGATATTGAGAGATTAAAATATGAAGTATCTAATTATATTAGAGATAATCTAGATTCTTTTATTATTTTTAAATCTCGGAATGAGAGATGGATGGAAAAAGAAATGTTAGGAATACAAGAAGACAAAACAGATAATTTTCTGTAG
- the cas4 gene encoding CRISPR-associated protein Cas4: protein MKKEITGIMVYYYVVCQRKLWYFLHEIQLEADNSNVILGRLLEENTYTRDEKKIAIDGVINIDFFRAKKILHEIKKSKVMEEASILQVQYYLYYLEKKGLTGMKGILDYPLLKQKVEVELTEIDRKNLEKILSEIEKIMKSSIPPDLEKKSICKKCAYFDLCFV, encoded by the coding sequence ATGAAAAAAGAAATTACCGGAATTATGGTCTATTATTATGTCGTTTGTCAGAGAAAGTTATGGTATTTTCTTCATGAAATTCAGTTAGAAGCAGATAACTCCAATGTTATTTTAGGGAGACTTTTAGAGGAAAATACTTATACTAGAGATGAAAAGAAAATTGCAATTGATGGTGTTATTAATATTGATTTTTTTAGAGCAAAAAAGATATTACATGAGATTAAAAAAAGTAAGGTAATGGAAGAAGCATCGATTTTACAGGTTCAATATTATCTGTACTATTTAGAGAAAAAAGGATTGACAGGAATGAAAGGAATTTTGGATTATCCCTTGTTGAAACAAAAAGTGGAAGTGGAATTAACAGAGATAGATAGGAAAAATCTTGAGAAGATTTTGTCCGAGATAGAGAAGATTATGAAATCCAGTATTCCTCCTGATTTGGAAAAGAAATCAATTTGTAAGAAGTGTGCTTATTTTGATTTATGTTTTGTATAA
- the hemL gene encoding glutamate-1-semialdehyde 2,1-aminomutase, with product MKQENSKKYFQEACQYIPGGVNSPVRAFQSVHRDAPIFAKKAKGAYLWDEDENRYLDYICSWGPMILGHNPEFVLQGVQEAILSGSSFGLPTKGEVELAKLLVKTVPCIETVRLTTSGTEATMSAVRLARAYTKRNKIIKFEGCYHGHSDALLVKSGSGLLTQGFQDSNGIPHSVFEDTVTLPFGDIEQVISMLQSQKIACIIVEPIPANMGVIESQKEFLQSLREETIKYGTLLIFDEVISGFRVALGGAQEYFGITPDLCTLGKIIGGGYPVGAFGGKAEIMKLIAPLGQVYHAGTLSGNPISVRAGYETLSYLIQHKAEIYRSIAEKTNFLVTQIRQLIQKYQIPAVIQSMPSLFTIFFSPKENITNLEDALTSNLEFFTIYFNTLLEHGILAPPSQFEAHFLSYQHKEEDLQKTLKVIELAFQKIREVMQNE from the coding sequence ATGAAACAAGAAAATTCAAAAAAATACTTTCAAGAAGCCTGTCAATATATTCCCGGAGGAGTGAACAGTCCTGTAAGAGCATTTCAATCGGTTCATCGAGATGCCCCTATTTTTGCAAAAAAAGCGAAGGGAGCTTATCTTTGGGATGAAGATGAGAATCGATATTTGGACTATATTTGCTCTTGGGGACCCATGATTTTGGGACATAATCCTGAATTTGTTTTACAAGGAGTGCAAGAAGCTATTTTATCAGGAAGTTCCTTCGGTCTTCCTACCAAGGGAGAAGTGGAACTTGCAAAGTTATTGGTAAAAACAGTCCCGTGCATAGAAACAGTAAGATTGACAACATCTGGAACGGAAGCCACTATGTCTGCAGTACGTCTTGCCAGAGCCTATACAAAAAGAAATAAAATTATTAAATTTGAAGGTTGCTATCACGGACACTCCGATGCTCTTCTGGTAAAATCAGGTTCTGGACTTTTGACACAGGGCTTTCAAGATAGCAACGGAATTCCTCATTCTGTTTTCGAGGACACCGTCACTCTTCCTTTTGGAGACATAGAACAAGTCATCTCTATGCTGCAAAGCCAAAAGATTGCCTGTATTATTGTAGAACCTATTCCTGCCAATATGGGAGTGATTGAAAGCCAAAAAGAATTTTTACAATCTCTTCGAGAAGAAACTATAAAATATGGAACACTTCTCATCTTTGACGAAGTGATTTCCGGCTTTCGAGTGGCTTTGGGAGGAGCTCAAGAATATTTTGGAATCACTCCCGACCTTTGCACTTTAGGAAAAATTATTGGTGGTGGTTATCCTGTCGGAGCCTTTGGTGGAAAAGCGGAAATTATGAAGCTCATTGCCCCTCTCGGACAAGTCTATCATGCAGGAACCTTATCCGGAAATCCTATTTCCGTGAGAGCCGGTTATGAAACTCTCTCGTATTTAATACAACACAAGGCTGAAATTTACAGAAGTATTGCTGAAAAAACAAACTTTTTGGTAACACAGATTCGACAATTGATACAAAAATATCAGATTCCGGCAGTGATTCAGAGCATGCCTTCTCTTTTTACAATTTTCTTTTCCCCAAAAGAGAACATTACAAATTTGGAAGATGCTTTGACCTCCAATTTGGAATTTTTTACCATTTATTTTAATACCTTATTAGAACATGGAATTCTGGCTCCTCCATCTCAATTTGAGGCACATTTTCTCTCTTATCAACATAAGGAAGAAGATTTACAAAAAACTCTTAAAGTCATAGAGCTCGCCTTTCAAAAAATCCGTGAGGTCATGCAAAATGAATAA
- the hemB gene encoding porphobilinogen synthase, translated as MFKRTRRLRKNTIVRKMLQNVHLSLDDLIYPIFVKEGSNIKEEISSMPGQYRYSLDRLPELLDRCCELGIKALLLFGIPKHKDEVASEAYHSHGIVQKTLRFIKKHYENQFLLITDVCMCEYTSHGHCGILQEQEVDNDTTLQFLSKIALSHVQAGADMVAPSDMMDGRVQAIRTALEENGFPYTPIMAYSVKYASSFYGPFRDAADSAPSFGDRKSYQMDFQSDKEFYQEVLSDVEEGADFIMVKPGIAYLDILHAIKEHISLPLVSYQVSGEYSMIKAAALQGWIEEEKIVFESMIALKRAGADLIITYYALEIAQWLKEKSR; from the coding sequence ATGTTTAAAAGAACTAGGCGTTTACGAAAAAACACGATAGTACGAAAGATGTTACAAAATGTTCATCTTTCTTTGGATGACTTGATCTATCCCATTTTTGTGAAAGAAGGGAGCAATATCAAAGAGGAAATTTCTTCCATGCCGGGACAATATCGATATTCTCTTGATAGATTACCGGAATTGTTAGACCGGTGTTGTGAACTGGGAATCAAGGCTCTTCTGCTTTTTGGAATTCCAAAACATAAAGATGAAGTGGCAAGTGAAGCCTATCACAGTCACGGAATTGTCCAAAAGACTTTAAGATTTATCAAAAAACATTATGAGAATCAATTTTTATTAATTACGGATGTCTGTATGTGTGAATATACTTCTCATGGACATTGCGGAATTTTACAGGAACAGGAAGTCGACAATGATACGACCTTACAATTTCTCTCAAAAATTGCTCTTTCTCATGTGCAAGCAGGAGCGGATATGGTTGCTCCCTCCGATATGATGGACGGAAGAGTACAGGCAATTCGAACTGCCCTAGAGGAAAACGGCTTCCCTTACACTCCTATTATGGCGTATTCCGTGAAATATGCTTCCTCATTCTACGGTCCCTTTCGAGATGCCGCAGATTCCGCTCCGAGCTTTGGAGATCGAAAATCGTATCAAATGGATTTTCAAAGTGACAAGGAATTTTATCAGGAGGTTTTATCCGATGTGGAAGAAGGAGCGGATTTCATTATGGTAAAACCCGGTATAGCCTATTTGGATATTCTACATGCCATCAAAGAACACATTTCTCTCCCCCTTGTCAGCTATCAGGTCAGCGGAGAGTACTCCATGATAAAAGCAGCTGCGTTGCAAGGTTGGATTGAGGAAGAAAAAATCGTATTTGAAAGTATGATAGCACTGAAACGGGCAGGAGCGGATCTTATCATCACTTATTATGCTTTAGAAATAGCTCAATGGTTAAAGGAGAAATCACGATGA
- the cas1b gene encoding type I-B CRISPR-associated endonuclease Cas1b encodes MKRSYFLYSNGTLKRKDNTITFINEKEEKKDIPIEMIDDFYIMSEMNFNTKFINYISQFGIPIHFFNYYTFYTGSFYPRETMVSGQLLVKQVEHYLNEEKRIEIAREFIEGASFNIYRNLRYYNGRGKDVSTYMHQIEELRKQLPNVTKVDELMGYEGNIRKIYYEAWNIIINQDIQFEKRVKNPPDNMINSLISFVNTLFYTKVLGEIYKTQLNSTISYLHQPSTKRFSLSLDISEIFKPLIVDRLIFSLLNKKQITEKSFVKDFEYLRLKEDASKLIVQELEERLKQVIQHKDLNRKVSYQYLIRLECYKLIKHLLGEKKYLSFQMWW; translated from the coding sequence ATGAAACGCAGTTATTTTTTGTATTCCAATGGGACTCTGAAACGGAAAGACAATACCATCACTTTTATCAATGAAAAAGAAGAGAAAAAAGATATTCCCATTGAAATGATAGATGATTTTTACATTATGTCGGAGATGAATTTTAATACAAAATTTATCAATTATATTTCTCAATTTGGGATTCCTATTCATTTTTTCAATTATTATACTTTTTATACTGGAAGTTTTTATCCAAGAGAAACAATGGTTTCAGGGCAGCTATTAGTAAAACAGGTAGAACATTATTTAAATGAAGAGAAAAGAATTGAGATTGCAAGAGAATTTATTGAAGGAGCCTCTTTTAATATCTATCGAAATTTAAGATATTATAACGGAAGAGGAAAAGATGTTTCAACATACATGCATCAAATTGAGGAATTGCGAAAGCAGCTTCCAAATGTAACCAAAGTGGATGAATTGATGGGATATGAGGGAAATATCAGAAAAATTTATTATGAAGCATGGAATATTATTATCAATCAAGATATTCAATTTGAGAAGAGAGTGAAAAATCCTCCCGATAATATGATTAATTCTTTGATTTCTTTTGTAAATACACTATTTTACACAAAAGTTTTGGGAGAAATTTATAAAACTCAATTAAATTCTACAATTAGTTATTTACATCAGCCAAGCACAAAGAGATTTTCTCTTTCCTTAGATATTTCAGAGATTTTTAAGCCTTTAATTGTAGATCGCTTAATATTTTCCTTATTGAATAAGAAGCAAATTACAGAGAAAAGCTTTGTCAAAGATTTTGAGTATTTAAGACTGAAAGAAGATGCTTCCAAACTAATTGTTCAAGAATTAGAAGAACGATTGAAGCAAGTGATTCAGCATAAAGATTTGAACCGGAAAGTTTCCTATCAATATTTGATTCGTTTGGAATGTTATAAATTGATTAAGCATTTATTGGGTGAAAAGAAGTACTTGTCTTTCCAAATGTGGTGGTGA
- the cas3 gene encoding CRISPR-associated helicase Cas3', whose translation MEYYAKPNKTIEEHNQDLQCARELLWKLGYIKSQEENKIVHEAIEHHDLGKKNEYFQLRVLSQKKKKFNPEMEVEHNVLSIYMINPKNYSKEEYESILYAVLFHHHYSDVVVTIDERKKDIARLLEGFSSYRLPMGFKIANLHTLKNQKLLGFLMKCDYAASGNYQIEYPNDFLEEKLERWRTSHSGFSWNPLQEFCYEYRMENIIAIADTGMGKTEAALRWIGNDKAFFTLPIRTAINAIYDRVSRDILHYENLEERLSLLHSSALEYYAKNLKDHELDIFDYHHRGKHLSLPLTICTADQIFNFVLKYKGYEMKLATLSYSKIVLDEIQMYDPNLLAAIILGMKTILELGGKIGIVTATFPPIVEYLMKKEIPDFSFQKEVFTSEDKIRHHVLTYEKRMGVDEITELFLKNRALGKSNKILVVCNTIKDAQKLYEHLLEKEELKEALFMLHSRFIKEDRAKKEKEILSFGKTDYIGEGIWISTQLVEASLDIDFDYLFTELQDLSSLFQRFGRCNRKGTKSVEEANCFVYLETEEGYLKEKDSSYGFIDKVLHTLSKEALIGYHGQISEKRKMKLVEEYLSYEKLENSSFLDEFEKAIKEYRNVLNVNKNEVSDLTRLRDIQNTTIIPFPVFQEYEEEIRELEEKLQKDEIPKEEKIHLREEMLKYTVDVPTYMLRDYEKALKSGNVDFMPVSPVKISQYDKIVILESLYDEMRGFQAKKFIEKNITFEFM comes from the coding sequence ATGGAATATTATGCAAAACCGAATAAGACAATAGAGGAACACAATCAAGATTTACAGTGTGCAAGAGAGTTGCTGTGGAAATTAGGATATATCAAATCTCAGGAAGAAAATAAAATTGTTCATGAAGCAATTGAGCATCATGATTTGGGAAAGAAAAATGAATATTTTCAATTAAGAGTTTTAAGTCAGAAAAAGAAAAAATTTAATCCTGAGATGGAAGTAGAACACAATGTTTTGTCTATTTACATGATCAATCCTAAGAATTATTCGAAAGAAGAATATGAATCTATTTTATATGCTGTGCTATTCCATCATCATTATTCTGATGTAGTTGTGACAATAGATGAGCGGAAAAAAGATATTGCGAGGTTATTGGAAGGATTTTCTTCTTATCGCTTGCCTATGGGGTTCAAAATTGCAAATTTACATACTTTAAAAAATCAAAAATTATTGGGATTTTTAATGAAGTGTGACTATGCGGCAAGCGGAAATTATCAAATAGAGTATCCCAATGATTTTTTGGAAGAGAAATTGGAACGGTGGAGAACTTCTCACTCTGGATTTTCTTGGAATCCTTTGCAGGAGTTTTGTTATGAATACAGGATGGAAAATATTATAGCCATTGCGGATACCGGAATGGGAAAGACAGAGGCTGCATTACGATGGATTGGGAATGATAAAGCTTTTTTTACTTTACCAATTCGGACTGCTATCAATGCGATTTACGATAGAGTGTCTCGGGATATTTTACACTATGAAAATTTGGAAGAACGATTGTCTTTGTTACATTCTAGTGCCTTAGAGTACTACGCAAAGAATTTGAAGGATCATGAATTGGATATTTTTGACTATCATCATCGAGGGAAACACCTTTCCTTGCCTTTGACCATATGTACTGCAGATCAAATTTTTAATTTTGTGTTAAAGTATAAAGGCTATGAGATGAAGTTAGCAACCTTATCGTATTCCAAAATTGTTTTGGACGAAATTCAGATGTATGATCCCAATTTATTGGCAGCAATTATTTTAGGAATGAAGACTATTTTAGAGTTAGGAGGAAAGATTGGAATTGTAACGGCAACGTTTCCTCCAATTGTGGAATATTTGATGAAAAAAGAAATTCCTGATTTTTCTTTTCAAAAAGAAGTTTTCACTTCGGAAGATAAAATACGACATCATGTGCTTACTTACGAAAAGAGAATGGGAGTGGACGAGATTACGGAATTATTCTTGAAAAATAGAGCATTGGGGAAGAGTAATAAAATTTTAGTGGTCTGTAATACGATTAAGGATGCCCAGAAACTTTATGAGCATTTATTAGAGAAGGAAGAATTGAAAGAGGCTCTTTTTATGTTACACTCAAGATTTATCAAAGAAGATCGTGCCAAGAAAGAAAAAGAAATTTTATCTTTTGGAAAAACAGATTACATAGGGGAAGGCATTTGGATTTCTACACAGTTGGTTGAAGCATCCTTAGATATTGATTTTGACTACCTATTTACTGAATTACAGGATCTAAGTTCCTTATTTCAAAGATTTGGAAGATGCAATCGAAAAGGAACAAAAAGTGTTGAAGAAGCGAATTGCTTTGTTTATTTAGAAACAGAAGAGGGGTATTTAAAAGAAAAAGATAGCAGTTATGGCTTTATTGATAAAGTTCTTCATACTTTGTCAAAAGAAGCTCTTATAGGGTATCATGGTCAGATTTCAGAAAAGAGAAAAATGAAATTAGTGGAAGAATATCTAAGTTATGAAAAATTAGAAAATAGTTCTTTTTTGGATGAATTTGAAAAGGCGATAAAAGAGTATAGGAATGTTTTAAATGTTAATAAAAACGAAGTTAGTGATCTTACAAGATTACGAGATATTCAAAATACTACCATCATCCCCTTTCCTGTATTTCAAGAGTATGAAGAAGAAATTCGAGAGCTAGAAGAGAAACTTCAAAAGGATGAAATTCCGAAAGAAGAAAAAATTCATTTGCGAGAAGAAATGTTAAAGTACACTGTTGATGTTCCTACTTACATGTTACGAGATTATGAGAAAGCGTTGAAATCGGGGAATGTGGATTTTATGCCTGTGAGTCCTGTAAAAATTTCACAATATGATAAAATTGTAATTTTGGAATCTCTATATGATGAAATGCGAGGATTTCAAGCTAAGAAATTTATAGAAAAAAATATTACTTTTGAATTTATGTAA
- a CDS encoding RidA family protein, producing MKKVIHTEKAPAALGPYSQAIEANGVLYVSGQIPFVPATMTLVSDDVQAQTRQSLENIGAILEEAGYSFRDVVKASVFIKDMNDFAKINEVYNEYLGEAKPARACVEVARLPKDVKVEIEVIATK from the coding sequence ATGAAAAAAGTGATTCACACAGAAAAAGCCCCTGCGGCATTAGGACCATATTCTCAAGCGATTGAAGCAAATGGAGTTCTTTATGTATCCGGGCAAATTCCATTTGTTCCCGCAACAATGACTTTGGTTTCTGACGATGTACAAGCCCAAACAAGACAATCTTTAGAAAATATTGGTGCCATCTTGGAAGAAGCAGGATACAGCTTTCGTGATGTTGTGAAAGCATCTGTATTTATTAAAGATATGAACGACTTTGCAAAAATCAACGAAGTATATAATGAATATCTTGGAGAAGCTAAACCGGCAAGAGCTTGTGTCGAAGTTGCTAGACTTCCTAAAGATGTAAAAGTAGAAATAGAAGTCATCGCTACAAAATAA
- the cas7i gene encoding type I-B CRISPR-associated protein Cas7/Cst2/DevR, giving the protein MKKNSLTLTVIANMTSNYSEGLGNISSVQKVYKNRAVYSIRSRESLKNALMVQSGMYEDLRTVVSGATQKNVTPELNASNCRALEGGYMCTVADTYVRNSSFYLTDAISTESFVNETRFHNNLYLATNYAKANGLNVQVNAGTVGLMPYQYEYEKSPKVYSITIDLEKIGKDENFKQEAGAVEKYERVKCILEAVQNLSLVVKGNLDNAEPMFIIGGLSERKTHYFENVVKTEQGALILGEDLITKKKKGFRCALLRGDNFTNEEEILKTLQPISMEEFFDSLIREVKEYYQV; this is encoded by the coding sequence ATGAAAAAAAATTCATTAACTTTGACAGTGATTGCCAATATGACATCCAATTATTCAGAAGGATTGGGAAATATTTCAAGTGTACAAAAAGTTTATAAAAATAGAGCAGTATATTCCATTCGAAGCCGAGAGAGTTTGAAAAATGCTCTTATGGTACAAAGCGGTATGTACGAAGATTTACGGACGGTGGTCAGTGGTGCAACTCAAAAAAATGTGACGCCAGAATTGAATGCTTCCAACTGTAGAGCATTAGAAGGAGGATATATGTGTACCGTTGCAGACACATATGTGAGAAATAGTTCTTTTTATTTGACGGATGCTATTTCTACGGAAAGTTTTGTCAATGAAACAAGGTTTCATAACAATTTATATTTAGCAACGAATTATGCCAAAGCAAATGGATTGAATGTACAAGTAAATGCAGGAACTGTAGGACTTATGCCTTATCAATATGAATATGAAAAATCTCCAAAAGTATATAGTATCACAATTGATTTAGAAAAAATTGGAAAGGATGAGAATTTCAAGCAAGAAGCAGGGGCTGTAGAGAAATATGAGAGAGTCAAATGTATTTTAGAAGCAGTCCAAAATTTGAGCTTGGTGGTAAAAGGAAATTTGGATAATGCAGAACCTATGTTTATCATTGGTGGTTTATCAGAACGAAAAACTCACTATTTTGAAAATGTTGTGAAAACAGAACAAGGAGCTTTGATATTAGGAGAAGATTTAATCACAAAGAAGAAAAAAGGATTCCGATGTGCATTATTACGAGGAGATAATTTTACGAATGAAGAGGAAATTTTAAAAACATTACAACCCATTTCTATGGAAGAGTTTTTTGATTCTTTAATAAGAGAAGTGAAAGAATATTACCAAGTGTAA
- the cas5 gene encoding CRISPR-associated protein Cas5, translated as MKALRIVLRQTSANYRKAGCLENKMTYPLPIPSTIIGALHNACGYTEYHPMDVSIQGKFSGLSKRAYTDYCFLNSVMDDRGILVKMANADCLSNSFVRVASSKKPQGNSFKKRISIQVHDEKLFQEYCRLKDISMEIKEQKDTVYKEKVAEFKQKKTELGGKKKKLEKNSEEYKRILEEEKKIKTEEKKYLDDFKEYEEKNYSIPIKAYRSLVTSLKFYEILHDIFLIIHIRAEEKILHDIHENIYELRSLGRSEDFVEVEDCNFIELQDFQEDIYSKETLNTSMYLNRRDVEEGKIFNLEVDLDHASGGTKYYLDKEYSIQENKRIFTKIPVLYSSHFGAQESSENVKLDFWGKDEEGNKIPVIVNFL; from the coding sequence ATGAAAGCCTTGAGAATTGTTTTACGACAAACAAGTGCCAATTATAGAAAAGCAGGTTGTTTGGAAAATAAGATGACTTATCCACTGCCCATTCCTTCTACTATCATAGGGGCACTTCATAATGCTTGTGGATATACAGAATATCATCCTATGGATGTGAGTATTCAAGGCAAATTTTCTGGATTATCAAAACGAGCTTATACAGATTATTGCTTTTTAAATTCTGTTATGGATGATCGAGGTATTTTGGTAAAAATGGCAAATGCAGATTGTCTATCGAATTCTTTTGTTCGTGTTGCTTCTTCCAAAAAACCACAAGGAAACAGTTTCAAAAAGAGAATTTCTATTCAAGTTCATGATGAAAAACTTTTTCAAGAATATTGTCGGTTAAAAGATATAAGTATGGAAATTAAAGAGCAAAAAGATACTGTCTATAAGGAAAAAGTAGCAGAATTCAAACAGAAGAAAACAGAATTAGGAGGCAAGAAAAAGAAATTAGAAAAAAATTCAGAAGAATATAAACGAATATTGGAAGAAGAAAAAAAGATAAAAACAGAAGAAAAAAAATATTTGGATGATTTTAAAGAATATGAAGAAAAAAATTACTCTATTCCTATCAAGGCATATCGTTCTTTGGTAACTTCTTTAAAATTTTATGAAATATTGCATGACATTTTTCTGATTATTCATATTCGTGCAGAAGAAAAAATATTACATGATATTCATGAAAATATTTATGAACTTCGATCTTTAGGAAGAAGTGAGGATTTTGTGGAAGTGGAAGATTGTAATTTTATAGAATTACAAGACTTTCAAGAAGATATTTATTCAAAAGAAACCTTAAATACTTCTATGTATTTGAATCGAAGAGATGTAGAAGAAGGAAAAATATTTAATTTGGAAGTGGACTTAGATCATGCTTCCGGGGGAACAAAATACTATTTGGATAAGGAATATAGTATTCAAGAGAATAAAAGAATTTTCACCAAAATTCCAGTATTGTATAGTAGTCACTTTGGAGCACAAGAAAGCAGTGAGAATGTAAAATTGGATTTTTGGGGAAAAGATGAAGAAGGAAATAAAATTCCCGTAATCGTAAATTTTTTATAA
- a CDS encoding methyltransferase domain-containing protein, which translates to MKEFTNIDYLEDIRKKIPGYDLMLEIIFNAILKKEFPNSNINTILSIAGQSEEIKFLQSRYSFSSLSLVEASEKMLELVKESCQNVRNFEHIHYYCQTFEEYETTTQYDLCICLLVLQFVEDPVFFLKKVYHSLLPHGTFLLSIFSNVQLEYWKEFALSRGANPEQVEKTFSQQETVMKVLSPTMIENLLQEIGFTKITKVCQILSTTLWLIKK; encoded by the coding sequence ATGAAAGAATTTACCAATATCGATTACCTGGAGGATATTCGTAAAAAAATTCCCGGATACGATCTTATGTTGGAAATTATTTTTAACGCTATCTTAAAAAAAGAGTTCCCAAATTCTAATATCAATACTATTCTGTCTATTGCCGGACAAAGTGAAGAAATAAAATTTCTCCAAAGTCGCTATTCTTTTTCCAGTCTCTCTCTTGTAGAAGCAAGCGAGAAAATGCTGGAACTTGTAAAAGAAAGCTGTCAGAATGTAAGAAATTTTGAACATATTCACTACTATTGTCAAACCTTTGAAGAATACGAAACTACAACACAATATGATTTATGTATCTGCCTTCTGGTTTTACAATTTGTGGAAGACCCGGTATTTTTTTTGAAAAAGGTCTACCACTCTCTTCTTCCTCATGGAACATTCCTTTTAAGCATCTTTTCTAATGTTCAACTGGAATATTGGAAAGAATTTGCTCTGTCCAGAGGGGCGAATCCGGAGCAGGTGGAAAAAACATTTTCACAGCAGGAGACTGTGATGAAAGTCCTTTCTCCGACAATGATTGAAAATCTATTGCAGGAAATCGGATTTACAAAAATAACAAAAGTCTGCCAAATTTTATCTACAACTCTATGGCTCATAAAAAAATAA
- a CDS encoding HipA domain-containing protein — protein MIQFNECEKNLFRGYDGANGEKISIYYNEKVYMLKFPSLNPNTNEETTSSIHEHIACVIAKELGLNSQNTILGKYNDKVVVACEDFEVDGFKLLNFTSVKNSLIDSKRLGRGLELDSILYTIENQEYVDKKELKTFFGDMFILDSLTANGDRHNGNWGILTNEKERICKIAPIYDCGSSFHTHFNEKEMENIMYRNPNTLNNLVMGNPRSAIQVKNKGINYYNFLTQTDNADCLSSLKKITARIDLEKINKMIMKIPYISDTHKKFISTILKERKGKILEKALELNENIEKSKKNS, from the coding sequence ATGATTCAATTTAATGAATGCGAGAAAAACTTATTTCGAGGATATGATGGAGCAAATGGAGAAAAAATTTCTATTTATTACAATGAAAAAGTGTATATGTTAAAATTTCCTTCTTTAAATCCTAATACAAATGAAGAAACAACATCAAGCATACATGAGCATATTGCTTGTGTAATAGCCAAAGAATTAGGTTTAAATAGCCAAAATACTATATTAGGAAAATACAATGATAAAGTTGTTGTTGCCTGTGAGGATTTCGAAGTAGATGGGTTTAAATTATTAAATTTTACTTCTGTAAAAAATAGTCTAATTGATAGCAAAAGATTGGGAAGAGGATTGGAATTAGATTCCATATTATATACTATTGAAAATCAGGAATATGTTGATAAAAAAGAATTAAAAACCTTTTTTGGGGATATGTTTATTTTAGACAGTTTAACCGCAAACGGAGATAGACATAATGGAAATTGGGGAATTTTAACAAATGAAAAAGAAAGAATATGTAAAATAGCTCCCATATATGACTGTGGTTCCTCTTTTCATACACATTTTAACGAAAAAGAAATGGAAAATATTATGTATAGGAATCCAAATACTTTAAATAATTTGGTTATGGGAAATCCTCGTTCCGCTATTCAAGTAAAAAATAAAGGAATAAACTATTATAATTTTTTAACACAAACAGATAATGCAGACTGTTTAAGTTCTTTAAAAAAAATAACCGCTAGAATAGACTTGGAAAAAATAAATAAAATGATAATGAAAATTCCATATATCAGTGATACTCATAAAAAATTTATTTCTACTATTTTAAAAGAAAGGAAAGGAAAAATTTTAGAGAAAGCCTTAGAGCTTAATGAAAACATAGAAAAAAGTAAGAAAAATTCTTGA